The Cytophagales bacterium DNA window TAAAAAATAGTACACTGATTTATTATCATAATTATCAGAATAAATCAGTGTACTATTCAACCGGTTTTGAAAGATAAAACATTTCACCCTACGGGTGATCAGCCTTTGGCTGAGAAATTCCGATACAATGATATACACAATAGAAGAAACTTCAAATTTCAGAGATCGAACCTTTGCTTATTTGTTAATTGATAAGCAAGACCACGTTCTAACCATCACCTTAAACCGTCCGGAGAAAAAAAATGCGATGAACCCTGTAATGGTCAATGAGATCGCTTATGCTCTTTCTTATGCCCATTATAATAATGATATATGGGCAGTGGTAATAGCAGCCAACGGTGGTGTATTCTGTGCCGGTGCAGACCTCAAGGCATTTGCCGGAGGAGATCAGGATACCACAAATTCTACCATACCTGAGCCAGGCACAGAGGTTCTATTAGGAGAAATTTTCACCCAATTACACAAACCCGGCATAGCTAAGATTCATGCCCCTGTCTATGCAGGTGCGTTTCTGATAATTTGCGGATGCACGCATGTAGTTGCAGCAGATAATGTAACATTTACACTCCCGGAAGTAAAAAGGGGAATATGGCCCATGCAGGTGATGCAGAGTTTATTGAATATTATGCCGCCCCGCAAAGCATTGGACTTATGCATACTCGGAAAAACGATCAACAGCCAGGAAGCATTGGATTTAGGGCTTATTACTTCAAAAGTTCCACCAAATGATCTCGATAATGAAGTAGCCGGTCTCACTTCTAAAATATGCAGCAATTCACCCGCTGCAATCAAACATGGACTAAGAGCATTTGATGAATTGAGAGCAATTGACAACGACCAAAAACATGCTTATTTGAAAAAAATGCTGGGTGAAGTTCTAAAAACCGAAGATGCGAGGGAAGGTATATTGGCCTTCAAAGAAAAAAGAAAACCTGTTTGGAAGGGGAAATAAATAATAACTTTAAATCCCAAAAATCCTTTTGATATAATCATTAACAAACATACCAGACGGATCGAATTGTCGCCTGATCTGTTCAAATTTACTGAATCCGGGATAGAGCGGTTTGAGAGCATCAAATTCCAGTGAAAATTCCTTTCCCCAGTGAGGTCTTCCCCGATAGCTTGCCACAATGCTTTCAAAGCCGGCCAGGTACGCTGACCAGCCCCTCTTGCCAGCCATATAAGCGCCAATATTACAACTATCTCTTTGATAAGCCGGGCTTAACAGGCAATCATCGGCCTTGATAAACCTGGCTTCCACCAAAAAATTGACATACATG harbors:
- a CDS encoding enoyl-CoA hydratase, with the protein product MIYTIEETSNFRDRTFAYLLIDKQDHVLTITLNRPEKKNAMNPVMVNEIAYALSYAHYNNDIWAVVIAANGGVFCAGADLKAFAGGDQDTTNSTIPEPGTEVLLGEIFTQLHKPGIAKIHAPVYAGAFLIICGCTHVVAADNVTFTLPEVKRGIWPMQVMQSLLNIMPPRKALDLCILGKTINSQEALDLGLITSKVPPNDLDNEVAGLTSKICSNSPAAIKHGLRAFDELRAIDNDQKHAYLKKMLGEVLKTEDAREGILAFKEKRKPVWKGK